The Filimonas lacunae genomic sequence GTCAATGAAATAATCCAGGAACTCCAATACGAAAATGTTACGCGTGTCGGTAATAGGAAAGTTTTCCTTAAACACACGGAACAACCCTTCATTGTTACGCTTGTCGGGTGTAGTTTCTAATTGGAAAAATTCACGGAAAGATTCTAACTGAATGTCGAGCAGGTCAGGCTGTTCAGCAAGGTGTTTAGTTTTACCGAAGCTGACCCTGGTTTGAACTTTAGTTGATGACATATCTGTAATTAACCGGTTTTTGCAAAATAAATTCCGGGGAGTTTTTATACTCTAAATATTGAAAATTAATAAGTTATAGACTAAATGGCCATGCCTGTAACCACAATTAACAATAAGCCCAAAATAAAGGATGGCAAAATTAAGAAATACACGGCATTTTTTCAAATCAAATTTTATACCGGATTATGCACGAGTTATCCCCATAATTCTGGCATGTTTTTCCTAATACATTGGTCACGTTGCCTTTGCAATGAATATACGTAAAATATGAAAAACGGCACCCTTCTCCAGTTTTTTCACTGGTATTACCCTGCAGATGAATCATTGTGGAAAAAGCTTAGAAAAGATATTCCTTTTCTCAACTCAATAGGCATAACTGCAGTCTGGCTTCCCCCCGCTTACAAAGGAATACATGGTAATCAATCTATTGGATATGATACTTATGACTTATTCGATCTGGGTGAGTTTGATCAGAAAGGATCTGTACACACCAAATATGGTTCGCGCCGTGACTATTTAACGGCTATTACTGCCGCACAAAAAGCGGGCATAATGGTATATGTTGATATTGTATTGAACCATAAAGGCGGTGCGGATGAAAAAGAACGCGTGAAAGTGTGGCGCGTAAACCCCGAAAACAGAACGGAAGTCCAAGGCGAAGAGTTTGAAATAGATGCTTTTACCAAATTCTACTTTCCCGGACGCAACGGCAAGTATTCCAAATTCGTATGGGACTATCACAGCTTCACAGGCGTGGATTATGCCGACGATCTACACGAAGATGGTATTTTCAAAATAGCTAATGAATATGGCTCCAGCTGGGAAGATGGCGTTTCCGATGAATTTGGAAACTACGACTACCTGATGCATGCCGATATAGAATTCCGTAACCCCAACGTAAAAGAGGAGCTGAAATACTGGATCAACTGGTATCATAAAACAGCCCATTTTAATGGTCTGCGCCTGGATGCGGTGAAACATATTCCTACCTACTTTTTTAATGAATGGCTGGATCATATCAAAGCCACTATTCATGAAGAGCTGTTTGTAGTGGGTGAGTATTGGGAAACAGGCGATGTAGGGCTTTTACATAGGTATATAGACGAAACAGGCGGCAGGATACAGCTATTTGATGCTATCCTTCAAAACCGCTTCCATACCGCCTCTAAATGCGGAAAAGAGTTTGATATGTCCACCATCTTTAACGATACGCTGGTGGCCACCAAACCTGAGTTTGCCGTAACCATTGTAGCCAACCACGACACACAGCCACTACAATCGCTGGAAGCACCAGTAGAGCCCTGGTTTAAACCATTAGCCTATGCACTGATATTGATGCGTAAAGATGGATACCCCTGCGTATTCTATCCCGATTTATATGGCGCAGGTTACAAAGACAAAGGACGGGATGGCAACGAATATGAGATATTTATGCCCGAGGTAGATAAGCTTCAACTGCTATTACAAGCCCGCCAGCAATTTGCCTACGGCGATCAGCAGGACTTCCTGGATCATGCCAACTGCATTGGCTGGGTAAGGCATGGAGATAATGAACATCCTGGCTGTGTGGTACTAATGTCGAATGGAGACGAAGGCTTTAAAGATATCAATCTGGGAGAAGATAAAAAAGGCTGGATATACCGTGATTTCCTGGGTAATCACGAAGCGGAGATTACGCTGGATGAACATGGTAACGGCCGGTTTCTTGCAAAGGGGGGATGTGTGAGTGTGTGGGTGAAGAAGTAGTGAATGGTTAATTATATTTGTATAAAGCACAAACGTCTCTACTTTCTCCAAGGAGACGTTTGTGTTTTAAATATCATTACACGCCTATCCTTCCAGCTGCTTTTTTAGCTCCCGTAGCTTAGACATTTCAAGGCTGGTAATTCTTTGAATTAAAGGAAGGTTTAAGCCTTCTTTTAGTATTTTAGTGGGAACACAGTCAAGTAAGCAGGATATATTGGGGTGACCCCAGTCAAGATGGGATATATACAAAACAAAAGCGCCTCAACTGTTTCCAGTGAGGCGCTTTTAATAAATATGGCAACTACCTACTCTCCCGCATTTCTTTGCAGTACCATCGGCCATGAGGGGCTTAACTTCTCTGTTCGGTAAGGGAAGAGGTGAACACCCTCGGCATAATCACCATAAGATCTTAAATTGTTAGTTCGTAGTCGTTTCTTATCAGTTACTCTATTCACTGACTTGCACTACAATCTCTCAACCGTAATAAGATACATATTGGGAAGCTCAACTAAAGAGTTTTAATATCTACTTACTCTCCATTGCTTTTGAGCGATATTAAAAAAATTAAAGCTTACGGGTAATTAGTACTACTCGACTTTGTTGTTACCAACTTTACATCTATAGCCTATCAACGTCATAGTCTTTGACAACCCTTAAAAGGAAACTCATCTTGAGGTAGGTTTCACGCTTAGATGCTTTCAGCGTTTATCCTGACTGTACATAGCTACTCTGCAATACACCGAGCGGCATAACAGATTCACCAGCGGTACATGCGACCCGGTCCTCTCGTACTAAGGTCACGTCCCCGCAATTTCCTAACGCCCACCACAGATAGGGACCGAACTGTCTTGCGACGTTCTGAACCCAGTTCACGTGCCACTTTAATCGGCGAACAGCCGAACCCTTGGGACCTTCTCCAGCCCCAGGATGTGACGAACCGACATCGAGGTGCCAAACCTTACCGTCGATATGAGCTCTTGGGTAAGATCAGCCTGTTATCCCCGGAGTACCTTTTATCCTTTGAGCGACGGCCCTTCCATACAGAACCGCCGGATCACTTTAGCCAGCTTTCGCTCCTGATCGACTTGTTTGTCTCACAGTCAAGCACCCTTATACTAATGCGCTCTACGTACGATTACCAACCGTACTGAGGGTACCTTTGCAAGCCTCCGTTACTTTTTAGGAGGCGACCACCCCAGTCAAACTACCCACCATGCAATGTCTCCTTATGCAGGATTAGGTCCTAAGTAACAAAAGGTTGGTATTTCAACGTTGACTCCATAACTCCTGGCGAAGCTACTTCACAGTCTCCCAACTATCCTACACATTTGTTACTCAAGATCAATGCAAAGTTGTAGTGAAGGTTCACGGGGTCTTTCCGTCCCGTGGCGGGTAACCGGCATCTTCACCGATACTACAATTTCACCGGGCTCGTGGAGGAGACAGTATTCAACTCATTAGACCATTCGTGCAGGTCGGAACTTACCCGACAAGGAATTTCGCTACCTTAGGACCGTTATAGTTACGGCCGCCGTTTACTGGGGCTTCAGTCAGAAGCTTTGGCTTGCGCCGAACATCCTTCCTTAACCTTCCAGCACCGGGCAGGTTTCAGGCTCTATACGTCATCTTTCGATTTTGCAGGGCCCTGTGTTTTTGTTAAACAGTTGGTTGAATCATTTTACTGAGACCGTATCGCTACGGTACGCCTTGTCCCGAAGTTACAGCGTCAATTTGCCTAGTTCCTTCTCCACGGCTCACCCGAGCGCCTTAGAATACTCATCCCGTCTACCTGTGTCGGTTTGCGGTACTGGCTGCTATACTCGCTTTTCTCGGCACCAATTTTATGATTTCGACTCCTCCGAAGATTCATCTCTACGCACTATTCTGTCAGTACGTAACCACCACGTCGATGCGTCACTTTTAATGTATAGCAGGTGAAGGAATATTAACCTTCTTTCCATCAGATGCCCCTTTCGGGTTTTCCTAAGGACCAGACTAACCCTGATCCGATTAACGTTGATCAGGAACCCTTAGACTTTCGGCGAAGAAGTTTTTCACTTCTTTTATCGTTACTTATGCCTACATTTTCTTTTGAAATCGCTCCACCATTAGTCGCCTAACAGCTTCGATGCAATTTCAATGCTCCCCTACCACTCAGCTTACGCTGAATCTAGAACTTCGGTTCGTAGTTTGATGCCCGATTATTTTCCGTGCAGGATCTCTCGACCAGTGAGCTGTTACGCACTCTTTAAATGAATGGCTGCTTCCAAGCCAACATCCTGGCTGTTATTGAAATCCCACCTCGTTTGATCAACTTAACTACGTATTAGGGACCTTAGTTGCTAGTCTGGGTTATTTCCCTCTCGGCCACGGACCTTAGCGCCCGCAGCCTCACTCCTGTAGATATTTAACAGCATTCGGAGTTTGTCAGGGTTTGGTAGGCGGTGAAGCCCCCTAGCCCAATCAGTAGCTCTACCT encodes the following:
- the amyA gene encoding alpha-amylase; the encoded protein is MKNGTLLQFFHWYYPADESLWKKLRKDIPFLNSIGITAVWLPPAYKGIHGNQSIGYDTYDLFDLGEFDQKGSVHTKYGSRRDYLTAITAAQKAGIMVYVDIVLNHKGGADEKERVKVWRVNPENRTEVQGEEFEIDAFTKFYFPGRNGKYSKFVWDYHSFTGVDYADDLHEDGIFKIANEYGSSWEDGVSDEFGNYDYLMHADIEFRNPNVKEELKYWINWYHKTAHFNGLRLDAVKHIPTYFFNEWLDHIKATIHEELFVVGEYWETGDVGLLHRYIDETGGRIQLFDAILQNRFHTASKCGKEFDMSTIFNDTLVATKPEFAVTIVANHDTQPLQSLEAPVEPWFKPLAYALILMRKDGYPCVFYPDLYGAGYKDKGRDGNEYEIFMPEVDKLQLLLQARQQFAYGDQQDFLDHANCIGWVRHGDNEHPGCVVLMSNGDEGFKDINLGEDKKGWIYRDFLGNHEAEITLDEHGNGRFLAKGGCVSVWVKK